The DNA window GGTCCACTAGTAGCTGTCATAGATTTTAGCCCAGCTAATGAACCTCCTATTACTGCAGCCATACCAGCAATCTCATCTTCCATTTGAATAAATTTTCCCCCTACTCTTGGAAGTCTTAAAGAAGATATCTCTGCAATTTCTGTAGATGGAGTTATTGGATACCCTGCATAAAATTTCATTCCTGCTGCAAGTGCACCTTCTACACATGCTTCATTTCCTTGCATTAACTTAACTTTATTTTCCATCTTCTTCATCTCCTTTAATATAAATAGCGTAATCAGGACACCTAAGTTCACATAAACCACATTTTATACATATATCTTCATTATCTATGTTAATCACACCATTTTCTAAAGTTAAAACACCTTTGGGACATAACTCAACACAAATCCCACAACCTTTACACCAATCTTTATTTACCACTAATTTTTTATTAATTTTTGTGGTCACTATAAAGCCCCCTTTAATATTGTTAATTAAATATTATCAAAAATATATCCTGCATGCAAGTTTTATTTCATTTTTTTGTTATATTTAATCAATATGCAAGTTTTATTTCATATTATGCATATTTTAAATAACTTTTATTTGTTTTGAATTTCGGTTAAAGCTTTTAAACAAGTAGTTTAACAAGAATTTAAAAATATTATAGAAAATATATATTGCAAGAATTATTTATTTAATTTCATTTTATAATAATCCCCTTATTATATTTTATAAAATATAATAAGGGGATTATATCTATCAAG is part of the Senegalia massiliensis genome and encodes:
- a CDS encoding indolepyruvate ferredoxin oxidoreductase subunit alpha, yielding MTTKINKKLVVNKDWCKGCGICVELCPKGVLTLENGVINIDNEDICIKCGLCELRCPDYAIYIKGDEEDGK